Proteins co-encoded in one Spirosoma endbachense genomic window:
- a CDS encoding YcxB family protein, whose protein sequence is MIVKTKKYALDQKTYINIALRQWVRDNWKWAFVPLGLILLNVVLSLTGVYPNYWIYIVIVLLTILYVLFWAVQITGIAQMEQSKALFQKYIYEIDSRQILMRINVKEGGILKWDQISSVAKDKDAYILFLNNAEALKNVKASWIARTVTKGLSKAQFIYLPYSIFNSDHDLKFTDTVMRRKGLLPDTAVAEPVK, encoded by the coding sequence ATGATTGTTAAGACCAAAAAATACGCATTAGACCAGAAAACGTACATCAATATCGCATTGCGGCAGTGGGTAAGAGATAACTGGAAATGGGCGTTTGTGCCGTTGGGGCTTATTCTGTTAAACGTCGTTCTGAGTCTGACAGGAGTTTACCCTAATTACTGGATTTATATCGTTATTGTGTTGCTCACCATTCTGTATGTGCTCTTCTGGGCTGTTCAGATTACGGGTATCGCTCAAATGGAGCAGAGTAAAGCTCTTTTCCAGAAGTATATTTATGAAATTGACAGCCGTCAGATTCTGATGCGCATCAATGTAAAAGAAGGCGGTATTCTGAAATGGGATCAGATCAGTAGTGTAGCGAAAGATAAGGATGCTTACATTCTGTTTCTCAACAACGCAGAAGCACTTAAAAACGTAAAAGCCAGCTGGATTGCCCGGACCGTCACAAAAGGGTTGTCCAAAGCGCAGTTTATTTATCTGCCCTATTCGATTTTTAACAGCGACCACGACCTGAAATTTACCGATACCGTTATGCGTCGGAAAGGTTTACTGCCCGACACTGCTGTAGCGGAGCCGGTAAAATAA
- a CDS encoding S9 family peptidase — translation MTDSRSLLWLLLVLITVPALSQTKKSITLEDIWGRNAGTFSQRTIEGVNWMKTGGFYTTLDGGRIVKFSIVTGSAVETLFDERQAIISGSTKPVGIEGYQLSGDERKLLITSQEEPIYRRSSKALFYVYDLATKQLTPLSKGGKQQFATFSPDGKRVAFVRENNLFVVDLTTGKETKLTSDGKRNAIINGAADWVYEEEFSMARAFEWSPDSKRVAWIRFDESRVPEYDMQLWGGLYPVEYRFKYPKAGEANSIVSVWMADVVSGKKIKAQTGIETDIYLPRIQWTKNANLLSVRRMNRLQNKLDLLHVNATTGQATNVLTETPGTTTITGPTYVDLEFTDDLTYLKDGKSFIWSSERNGYKHLYLYDMTGKLLRPITSGSFEVATVSGVNETTGTIFYTSTETAPGRADGSVSSPLERHLYSIGLDGQNKQRLTTTAGTYTANFSPDFAYYLLYHTSANAPLAVSLRDTKTVNTLRVLESNDALKSRLATYLISPKQFFQTKAADGTPLNGWMIRPTNFDSTGSAKKYPVLMFVYGGPGSQTVKNDWDARDFFWYQTLAQKGYIIVSVDGRGTGARGAAFRTATYGQLGKLETEDQIATARYLKTLPYVDPNRVGIWGWSYGGYMTALCMTLGADVFKAGISVSPVTNWRFYDTIYTERYLKRPQDNAAGYDDNSPVTHAPKLRGPYLLVHGTGDDNVHFQNSVEFENALIAAGKQFQSFYYPNRNHGIYGGNTRLHLYQMMTDFVEKNL, via the coding sequence ATGACAGACAGCCGCTCGTTACTCTGGCTTTTGCTAGTGCTGATTACGGTTCCGGCCCTCAGCCAGACGAAGAAATCGATCACGCTCGAAGACATCTGGGGTCGTAATGCCGGAACCTTCAGCCAGCGAACGATCGAAGGTGTCAACTGGATGAAAACTGGTGGCTTCTACACGACGCTCGATGGTGGCCGAATTGTAAAGTTCAGTATCGTTACAGGTTCAGCCGTTGAAACATTATTCGACGAACGGCAGGCCATCATTTCGGGCTCAACGAAGCCTGTTGGTATCGAGGGTTATCAGCTCTCGGGCGATGAGCGTAAGTTGCTCATTACAAGCCAGGAAGAACCTATTTATCGCCGATCGAGCAAGGCATTATTTTATGTGTATGATCTGGCAACCAAACAATTAACACCATTGAGTAAAGGTGGCAAGCAGCAATTTGCTACGTTCTCGCCCGATGGTAAACGTGTTGCTTTCGTTCGGGAGAATAACCTGTTCGTTGTTGATTTGACGACCGGAAAAGAAACCAAATTAACCAGCGATGGTAAACGTAACGCCATCATCAATGGCGCTGCCGACTGGGTTTATGAAGAAGAGTTCAGCATGGCACGCGCTTTTGAGTGGTCGCCCGATAGCAAACGTGTGGCCTGGATTCGGTTTGACGAGAGTCGCGTTCCGGAATATGACATGCAGCTTTGGGGCGGTTTGTATCCCGTCGAATATAGGTTTAAGTACCCTAAAGCCGGTGAAGCTAACTCGATCGTATCGGTCTGGATGGCCGACGTGGTAAGTGGAAAGAAAATAAAGGCTCAAACGGGTATTGAAACGGACATTTATCTGCCCCGGATTCAATGGACGAAAAATGCAAATCTGCTTTCGGTTCGCCGGATGAATCGCCTGCAAAATAAGCTTGACCTGCTGCATGTTAACGCAACGACCGGTCAGGCAACGAACGTTCTGACAGAAACGCCCGGCACCACAACGATTACCGGGCCAACTTATGTAGACCTGGAGTTTACGGATGACCTGACCTACCTGAAAGACGGCAAATCATTCATCTGGAGTAGTGAACGAAACGGCTACAAGCATTTGTACCTGTACGATATGACCGGTAAACTACTTCGACCAATTACAAGCGGATCGTTCGAAGTAGCTACGGTATCCGGCGTAAACGAGACAACTGGCACGATTTTTTACACCTCCACCGAAACAGCTCCGGGCCGGGCCGACGGGTCGGTAAGTTCTCCGCTGGAACGGCACTTGTATAGCATCGGCCTGGATGGCCAGAATAAACAACGACTCACGACAACAGCGGGCACCTACACCGCTAACTTCAGTCCTGACTTTGCCTATTACCTGCTTTACCATACATCCGCGAATGCACCTTTGGCGGTTAGCCTTCGTGATACCAAAACCGTCAATACACTGCGCGTTCTGGAGTCGAACGATGCGCTGAAATCGCGACTGGCGACGTATTTGATTTCGCCCAAGCAATTTTTTCAGACCAAAGCCGCCGATGGCACACCATTGAATGGCTGGATGATTCGGCCAACGAATTTCGATAGTACTGGCTCAGCCAAAAAATATCCGGTTCTGATGTTCGTCTATGGTGGTCCTGGTTCACAAACGGTTAAGAACGATTGGGATGCACGTGATTTTTTCTGGTATCAGACCCTAGCGCAAAAGGGTTATATTATCGTGTCGGTTGATGGGCGCGGAACTGGGGCACGGGGAGCGGCTTTCCGGACTGCCACCTACGGCCAACTCGGTAAGTTGGAAACCGAGGATCAGATTGCAACGGCCCGTTATCTTAAAACCCTGCCGTATGTCGATCCAAACCGAGTCGGTATCTGGGGATGGAGTTACGGTGGCTATATGACTGCCCTCTGCATGACGCTTGGCGCCGACGTGTTTAAGGCAGGTATCTCGGTGTCTCCCGTTACGAACTGGCGGTTCTATGACACAATCTACACCGAGCGTTACCTAAAACGCCCGCAGGACAACGCAGCCGGTTACGACGACAACTCGCCCGTAACTCATGCACCCAAGCTACGCGGTCCCTATCTGCTCGTCCACGGAACGGGCGACGATAATGTGCATTTTCAGAATTCTGTTGAATTTGAAAATGCCTTAATTGCAGCCGGAAAGCAGTTTCAGTCGTTCTATTATCCGAACCGGAATCACGGTATTTATGGGGGCAATACACGATTACATCTGTATCAGATGATGACAGATTTCGTGGAGAAGAATTTATAG
- a CDS encoding phosphoribosyltransferase family protein produces the protein MKTAQPTLILNAEQIRQKIRRIAFQIYENNFEETALLMAGIAGEGYVLAQALAHELQVIAPFTVELIQIDLDKTKLAQPTVQLDHPASDYTDKVIVVVDDVLYTGRTLAFSLQPFLGVPVRKLQVAVLIDRNYPRYPVAADYKGYELSTTLTEHVDVILSDASRTGVYLR, from the coding sequence ATGAAAACCGCTCAGCCGACGCTTATTCTGAATGCCGAGCAAATCCGCCAGAAAATTCGTCGGATTGCCTTTCAGATTTATGAAAACAATTTTGAGGAAACGGCGCTCTTAATGGCCGGTATTGCTGGCGAAGGTTATGTGTTGGCACAAGCTTTGGCCCATGAATTGCAGGTCATTGCGCCCTTTACGGTCGAATTGATTCAGATCGATCTGGATAAGACGAAACTTGCCCAACCGACTGTACAACTCGACCATCCAGCCAGTGACTATACCGATAAAGTTATCGTTGTTGTCGACGACGTTCTGTATACCGGCCGTACGCTGGCCTTTAGTCTGCAACCCTTTCTGGGCGTGCCGGTACGAAAACTTCAGGTAGCCGTGCTGATCGATCGGAACTACCCACGCTATCCGGTTGCTGCGGATTATAAAGGGTATGAGCTCAGTACGACCCTAACGGAACATGTAGACGTGATATTGAGTGATGCCAGCAGAACAGGCGTATACCTTAGGTGA
- a CDS encoding helix-turn-helix domain-containing protein, with product MMKTQAQLNILYSCVDEQKRGNEQFVPEHALGCILSGESHFLTASGTQVYGAGTIGLVRRNQLVKSLKVPPPGGQFKSINIFLDQDTLRQYSAENHIEAAGHYTGASMLQLSLDPFLKGYFDSLLPYFDHPEGLTSTLSELKTREAIELLLRFDYNLKDFLFDFSEPYKIDLEAFMIQNYVYNVPISQFARLTGRSLATFKRDFQKTFGSPPQKWLQQKRLEEAHFLIAKRKQKPSNVYLEVGFENLSHFSAAFKQQFGYNPSSLQTV from the coding sequence ATGATGAAAACACAAGCCCAGCTCAACATCCTGTATTCCTGTGTCGATGAGCAGAAACGGGGAAATGAGCAGTTCGTCCCTGAACATGCTTTGGGCTGCATTTTATCGGGTGAAAGCCATTTTCTGACTGCTAGCGGTACGCAGGTTTACGGGGCGGGTACGATTGGGCTCGTCCGGCGGAACCAGCTGGTCAAATCGCTTAAAGTTCCACCTCCTGGTGGCCAGTTCAAGTCCATCAATATCTTTCTGGACCAGGATACATTACGTCAGTATAGTGCCGAAAATCACATCGAGGCCGCAGGGCATTATACCGGTGCTTCCATGCTCCAGTTATCGCTCGATCCGTTCCTCAAAGGCTATTTTGATTCGCTGTTGCCGTACTTTGATCATCCCGAGGGGCTTACCAGCACACTGTCGGAGCTTAAAACCAGAGAAGCAATTGAGTTGCTTTTACGGTTCGACTATAACCTGAAGGATTTCCTCTTTGACTTCAGCGAGCCTTACAAGATCGATCTGGAAGCGTTTATGATCCAGAATTATGTTTATAACGTACCGATCAGCCAGTTTGCCCGGCTCACGGGCCGTAGTCTGGCTACGTTCAAGCGGGATTTTCAGAAAACATTTGGCAGTCCACCGCAAAAATGGCTTCAGCAAAAGCGGTTAGAGGAAGCTCACTTTCTCATCGCTAAACGAAAGCAAAAGCCCTCGAACGTGTATCTGGAGGTTGGTTTTGAAAATCTCTCTCACTTTTCGGCTGCCTTTAAACAACAGTTTGGTTATAATCCGTCGAGCTTGCAGACTGTTTGA
- a CDS encoding Uma2 family endonuclease, producing the protein MYMQAITLTIPPNLNVFSDDELYAFCLANPELHIERDETGHIIIMPPTGLESSFTSGELFGEVRNWNRQTRAGRTSESNGGYTLPDRSMRAPDVGWVSKERLMSILPEELKKFAHVCPDFVIEVRSESDNLTELQAKMDKWLQNGVRLGWLVDPQSKMTTIYRPDQESEEKPFTETLSGENVLIGFTLNVQEVLTY; encoded by the coding sequence ATGTATATGCAGGCCATCACGCTGACCATACCACCGAATTTGAATGTCTTTTCGGACGACGAACTGTATGCGTTTTGTTTGGCGAATCCCGAACTGCATATAGAACGCGACGAAACGGGCCACATCATTATCATGCCCCCCACCGGATTAGAAAGTAGTTTTACAAGTGGCGAACTTTTTGGCGAAGTTCGCAATTGGAACCGTCAAACCAGAGCGGGCCGTACATCTGAATCGAATGGTGGCTACACGTTACCAGATCGATCGATGCGAGCGCCCGACGTAGGTTGGGTCAGTAAAGAACGACTGATGAGCATATTGCCAGAAGAACTGAAAAAGTTCGCTCATGTCTGCCCGGATTTTGTTATTGAGGTCCGTTCCGAGTCCGATAACCTGACTGAATTGCAGGCAAAGATGGACAAATGGCTCCAGAATGGGGTTCGGCTAGGCTGGCTGGTTGATCCGCAATCAAAAATGACAACCATTTATCGCCCGGATCAGGAATCCGAAGAGAAACCATTTACGGAAACGCTTTCCGGAGAGAATGTTTTAATAGGATTTACCCTGAATGTTCAGGAGGTTTTAACTTATTGA
- a CDS encoding DUF4783 domain-containing protein, translated as MNFLTTIALLLILNTLPEKTATDAEVIQTVQTSLRKGNAGQLSTRFDRTIELVIDAEKVEFPSVQATHAALILRSFFRKYPPHGFQFVYRGASDRLRYSTGTYSTEGRTFAVYVLMHQNADHQYVINALHFRKE; from the coding sequence ATGAACTTCCTTACAACCATTGCTTTACTGCTCATTCTAAATACGCTGCCTGAAAAAACAGCAACTGACGCCGAGGTTATTCAAACGGTGCAGACCTCGTTGCGGAAAGGAAACGCCGGACAATTATCCACTCGCTTCGACCGAACCATCGAACTGGTAATCGACGCCGAAAAAGTCGAGTTCCCGTCCGTGCAGGCTACCCATGCCGCCTTGATTCTTCGGTCATTTTTTCGAAAATACCCTCCTCACGGTTTCCAGTTTGTGTACCGGGGCGCGTCGGACCGACTACGTTATAGTACAGGCACGTATTCGACAGAAGGCCGTACGTTTGCCGTTTATGTGCTCATGCATCAGAATGCCGACCACCAATATGTCATCAATGCGCTGCACTTTAGAAAGGAATGA
- a CDS encoding DEAD/DEAH box helicase: MKVSPSEPFQIVYSLLEHEFLGYLIEAFVVQLNGRNELTLLNQTLSTQNVGEFSQELDQRDFELVRLIESIQQDTIVKKFNTRKLPAVDFFLKIYDPHKGDKLVQEAICGYLENIKAQIMALLPGKPFYIMGTDGNPAWATIEWMPEPARVHFHFVRNTDSTHYFPIIRYPIGEHGETERVEFQFKGALMICDEPAYMMVDNRVYHFSKNVDGKKLRPFFTKNHIIIPKNIEQQYYERFVTQLIAAYDVYAKGFEIRAEVIEPVPVLTVSEMITSSRTVSAGLLNDGTDAEDESGQRIAFDLSFQYGDFTFRFDSFGPSANVSLEKKGEEYVFHKIRRDQRLERQKLTFLRETGLDLRHGRLAIPKSEAFAWLSANNQPLHEAGFLLRQHAQDSKRYFLGYSSISVSIEEGRDWFDIYANVRFGEFEIPFLKLRTLILNKKHEFTLPNGEIAVIPEVWFIKYSELFGFMEQPDSVDPRDLDRLVLQKHHLALVQELERDNLATTIMSRKLERLRDFEEIESFALPKGFHGTLRPYQQAGYDWMNFLRQYRFGGCLADDMGLGKTVMTLAMLQGQKEAGVTNPTLLVMPTSLLYNWELEAQKFTPDLRVMVYTGTYREKNTAQFDGYDLILTSYGIVRIDIDLLSDYRFNYVILDESQAIKNPSSHITKAVMQLNTAHRLILTGTPLENSTMDIWTQMSFINPGLLGSQSFFRNEFQIPIEKRHDEAKTSRLYSLIKPFMLRRNKSQVATDLPEKVESVLYSEMTPDQEKQYEEAKSYYRNLILERIEEDGMAKSQMVVLQGLTKLRQIANHPRMVDDEYEGDSGKLSDVLIRLESAMIEHHKVLVFSQFIKHLNVVRQYLKEKNIQYAYLDGSTQDRQSQVALFQTDDSVKLFLISLKAGGLGHNLTAADYVFILDPWWNPAIEAQAVDRAHRIGQQKTVFTYKFIAKNTVEEKILSLQRAKQQLAGSLIATEENFMKSLTKEDIMVLLE, translated from the coding sequence CTCGAGCACGAATTCCTGGGCTATCTCATTGAAGCATTTGTAGTGCAATTAAACGGGCGGAATGAGCTAACATTACTGAATCAAACGCTTTCTACGCAAAATGTCGGCGAATTTTCTCAGGAATTAGATCAACGTGATTTTGAGCTTGTCCGGCTTATTGAAAGCATTCAGCAAGACACGATTGTCAAGAAATTCAATACCCGCAAGCTACCCGCAGTTGATTTCTTCCTGAAAATATACGATCCGCACAAAGGCGATAAGCTCGTTCAGGAAGCTATTTGTGGCTATCTGGAAAATATCAAGGCCCAGATTATGGCACTCCTGCCCGGAAAACCATTTTACATCATGGGCACTGATGGGAATCCGGCCTGGGCTACGATCGAGTGGATGCCGGAACCAGCCAGAGTCCATTTCCACTTCGTCCGCAATACGGACTCGACTCACTATTTCCCCATTATCCGCTATCCGATTGGTGAACATGGTGAGACCGAACGCGTAGAATTTCAATTTAAGGGTGCCCTGATGATCTGCGACGAACCGGCCTATATGATGGTCGATAATCGGGTGTATCATTTCAGCAAAAATGTGGACGGCAAAAAGCTACGTCCATTCTTTACCAAGAACCATATTATTATTCCCAAAAATATAGAACAGCAGTACTACGAACGCTTTGTTACCCAGCTCATAGCCGCCTATGACGTATACGCAAAGGGGTTCGAAATACGGGCAGAAGTCATTGAGCCGGTACCCGTACTGACTGTTTCAGAAATGATTACGTCGAGTCGTACCGTATCTGCGGGACTGCTCAACGATGGAACAGATGCCGAGGATGAATCAGGCCAGCGAATCGCTTTCGACCTCTCGTTTCAGTACGGTGATTTTACGTTTCGGTTCGATAGCTTTGGGCCCTCGGCCAATGTTAGCTTAGAAAAGAAAGGCGAAGAATACGTTTTCCATAAGATTCGGCGGGACCAGCGTCTGGAACGCCAAAAACTGACTTTCCTGCGCGAAACAGGCCTCGATTTACGCCATGGTCGTCTGGCCATTCCGAAGTCCGAAGCGTTTGCGTGGCTATCGGCTAATAATCAACCATTGCACGAAGCTGGCTTTTTGCTTCGGCAACATGCCCAGGATTCGAAGCGGTATTTTCTGGGCTATTCGAGCATTAGCGTGTCGATCGAAGAAGGTCGTGACTGGTTCGATATTTATGCCAATGTTCGTTTTGGCGAATTTGAGATTCCATTCCTGAAGCTTCGGACGCTTATTCTCAATAAAAAACACGAGTTTACACTACCCAATGGCGAAATAGCGGTCATTCCGGAAGTATGGTTTATAAAATATTCGGAGCTGTTCGGCTTTATGGAACAACCCGACAGCGTAGACCCGCGTGACCTGGATCGGCTGGTTCTGCAAAAGCATCACCTCGCCCTGGTTCAGGAACTGGAGCGCGATAACCTCGCGACCACGATCATGAGCCGAAAACTCGAACGGCTGCGCGACTTCGAGGAAATCGAATCATTTGCTCTCCCCAAAGGATTTCATGGGACACTGAGACCTTACCAGCAGGCCGGTTACGATTGGATGAACTTCCTGCGTCAGTATCGGTTTGGCGGCTGTCTTGCCGATGATATGGGGCTGGGAAAAACCGTTATGACCCTGGCCATGCTTCAGGGCCAGAAGGAAGCCGGAGTTACCAACCCTACCCTTTTGGTGATGCCTACCTCCCTGCTCTATAACTGGGAGCTGGAAGCGCAAAAATTTACACCCGATTTGCGGGTTATGGTCTATACCGGCACCTACCGGGAGAAGAACACCGCTCAGTTCGATGGCTACGACCTGATTCTGACCTCCTATGGTATTGTTCGGATTGATATTGACTTACTTAGTGATTACCGCTTCAACTATGTGATTCTGGATGAATCGCAGGCGATCAAAAACCCATCGTCGCATATCACCAAAGCAGTCATGCAGCTCAATACGGCCCATCGGCTGATTCTGACCGGTACTCCGCTCGAAAACAGTACGATGGATATCTGGACCCAGATGTCGTTTATCAATCCTGGGTTGCTGGGTAGTCAATCGTTTTTCCGCAATGAGTTTCAGATACCCATTGAGAAGCGCCACGATGAAGCCAAAACCAGTCGGCTTTATAGTTTAATTAAACCGTTTATGCTCCGGCGCAACAAATCGCAGGTAGCCACCGATTTGCCCGAAAAAGTAGAGAGCGTCCTCTATTCGGAAATGACGCCCGACCAGGAGAAGCAGTATGAAGAAGCGAAGTCATACTACCGAAATCTGATTCTGGAGCGTATCGAGGAAGACGGTATGGCCAAGTCGCAAATGGTCGTATTACAGGGTCTGACCAAACTCCGCCAGATTGCAAACCACCCCCGGATGGTCGATGATGAGTATGAAGGCGATTCGGGTAAGCTTTCGGATGTGCTCATACGGCTGGAGAGCGCCATGATCGAGCACCACAAAGTATTGGTGTTCAGTCAGTTTATTAAACACCTGAATGTGGTTCGACAATATCTGAAAGAGAAAAATATACAGTACGCTTATCTGGATGGCTCTACGCAGGATCGCCAGAGCCAGGTCGCGTTATTTCAGACCGACGATTCGGTAAAGCTTTTCCTGATTTCACTGAAAGCGGGCGGTTTAGGGCATAACCTGACAGCGGCCGATTACGTCTTTATTCTGGACCCCTGGTGGAATCCTGCCATCGAGGCTCAGGCGGTTGACCGTGCGCACCGCATTGGTCAGCAGAAGACCGTATTTACGTATAAGTTTATTGCCAAGAACACCGTAGAAGAGAAAATCTTATCGTTGCAACGGGCCAAGCAGCAATTAGCAGGTAGCCTGATTGCTACTGAAGAGAATTTCATGAAATCGCTGACCAAAGAAGATATTATGGTGCTGCTGGAATAG
- a CDS encoding serine hydrolase domain-containing protein codes for MKKSTLFLFLLAISSFSFAQPEADTVARIEKIFSRYLPQNPGCQLSISRNGRVIFSKAWGMADLEHQIPLTTESIIESGSVSKQFTAAAILLLEQQGKVSLDDNIRKYFPEMPDYGTPITLRRMMHHSSGLRDWGSVAGIAGWPRTTKTYSNADALDIIIHQKALNHKPGDEFSYCNSNYNLFAILVERVSGLSLADFTRKYLFEPAGMTHTQWRDNFKRIVANRAIAYDKTPDGYETDMPNEYVYGNGGLLTTTGDLLKWNEYYWNGHFGSPSLLPKQLTIEVFNNGTTYPYAAGLYVTKNKGQDYVYHTGSTASYRAILIRYPQSNLSIAWLSNTAQFDGAPYNVVKEVENLFISDQSSKSEASKPDSPASTARKTTNPIPIESLPSFAGEYYSEEAQTTFSIFEKDGKLTLRQAPGVDLVLTPTDLDTFKAPATSRGLAGAILTFQRDKKNVNGFTVTVSRARNVSFLKKR; via the coding sequence ATGAAAAAATCTACCTTATTCCTCTTTCTTCTCGCGATTTCTTCGTTTTCATTTGCTCAGCCTGAAGCAGATACCGTTGCCCGGATCGAGAAAATTTTCAGTCGCTATTTACCTCAGAATCCTGGGTGTCAACTCTCAATCTCCCGAAATGGGCGGGTTATTTTTTCGAAAGCCTGGGGTATGGCTGATCTGGAACATCAGATTCCTCTCACTACTGAATCAATTATTGAATCGGGGTCCGTATCAAAGCAGTTTACGGCAGCAGCAATACTGCTACTGGAGCAGCAGGGCAAAGTATCGTTAGATGACAACATTAGGAAGTATTTTCCTGAAATGCCTGACTATGGCACTCCGATTACGCTTCGGCGCATGATGCACCACAGCAGTGGCCTGCGCGACTGGGGTAGTGTAGCGGGTATTGCAGGCTGGCCCCGTACGACCAAAACCTATAGCAATGCCGATGCACTGGATATTATTATCCACCAAAAAGCCCTTAACCATAAACCTGGTGACGAGTTTTCATACTGCAATTCCAATTATAACCTGTTCGCCATTTTAGTGGAACGGGTAAGTGGCCTAAGTTTAGCCGATTTCACCAGAAAGTACCTATTTGAACCCGCCGGTATGACCCACACACAGTGGCGCGACAATTTTAAACGGATTGTCGCAAACCGGGCTATAGCCTACGATAAAACACCCGATGGGTATGAAACCGACATGCCCAACGAATATGTATACGGCAATGGCGGCTTATTGACCACAACGGGCGATTTACTGAAATGGAATGAGTATTACTGGAATGGCCATTTTGGTAGTCCTTCTTTATTGCCCAAGCAACTAACCATTGAAGTTTTTAATAACGGGACAACTTATCCCTATGCTGCTGGCCTGTATGTCACGAAAAATAAAGGTCAGGATTACGTTTACCACACTGGTTCGACAGCTAGTTACAGGGCTATTTTAATCCGCTATCCGCAGTCGAATCTGTCCATTGCGTGGTTAAGCAATACCGCCCAGTTTGATGGGGCACCCTATAATGTGGTCAAAGAGGTAGAGAATCTTTTTATCAGCGATCAGTCGTCCAAAAGCGAGGCCTCCAAACCGGACAGCCCAGCTTCAACAGCGCGAAAAACAACGAATCCCATCCCCATTGAATCACTACCGAGTTTTGCTGGTGAGTATTATTCAGAAGAAGCGCAAACAACGTTCTCGATTTTTGAAAAAGACGGTAAACTAACTCTCCGTCAGGCACCCGGTGTTGATCTGGTGCTGACGCCTACAGATCTGGACACCTTTAAAGCCCCCGCAACTTCCCGAGGCCTGGCTGGGGCGATCCTGACCTTTCAACGCGATAAGAAAAATGTGAATGGTTTTACCGTAACGGTTTCGAGAGCCCGGAATGTGTCGTTTCTAAAAAAACGGTGA